The DNA sequence ATCGGCTCCAGGACGAGATCGCCCTCGTCGGAGACCCCGCCGCCGACGATGAACGCCGAGGGGTCGAAGAGCGAGGCGAGGTCGGCGAGCCCGGCCCCGGCCCAGCGGGCCAGCTCACGGAAGGAGTCGACGGCGACCGCGTCGCCCTGGCGGGCGGCGTCGCTGATGTGCTTGCCCTCGATGCCCTCCGGGGTGCCGTCGCCGAGGCCGAGCAGGACCGTGGCGTTCTCCGGGGTGGCGGCGGCGCGCTGCTTGGCGTAGCGGACCAGCGCGCGGCCGGACGCGTACTGCTCCCAGCAGCCCTGGCTGCCGCAGCCGCACAGCAGACCGTCCGGGACGACCCTGATGTGGCCGAACTCGGCCGCGACGCCGAAGCGGCCGCGGTGCAGCCGGCCGCCGATGATGATGCCGCCGCCCAGGCCGGTGCCGAGCGTGATGCAGACGACGTCGTCATGGCCGACGCCGGCGCCGAAGCGGTACTCGCCCCACGCGGCGGCGTTCGCGTCGTTCTCCACCACGACCGGCAGGCCGACGCGCTGCTCGACCTTGTCCTTGAGCGCTTCGTGCCGCCAGTTGATGTTCGGCGCGAAGAGCACGGTGGCGCGCTTGTCGTCCACGTACCCGGCCGCGCCGATGCCGACGGCCTCGATGTCGTGTCCCTCGCTCACGATGCGCACCGCGTCCGCGATGGCATCGACGACCCCCTCGGGGGTCCGCGGGGTCGACACCTTGCTCGTCTCGAGAATCGTGCCCTCTTCGTCGACCACGCCGGCCGCGATCTTCGTGCCGCCGATGTCGACGCCGATGGTGAGTCCCATGAGTCCCTCAGTTATTTGGTCGAACCCCGCCGAGGCTAACGGTACCGGAGGTAGCGCTCAGTCGAGGTCGATGTGTTCACTACTCGAACTCTTGCCTTCGTCGCCACGGCCCTTCGTATCGCCGGCGGCGCCCTGGGTCCAGCGCCGCTCCTGGCCGGTCACGGCGGCGCGGTAGGCGGCGAGCAGCTCGGAGCCGGCGCCGGCGAGGTGCTCGAAAACGTCTGGGTTGCGCTCTATGACCGGCTCCACGGCGGCCTTGGCCTGTGCGATCAATTGTTGTACGGCCCCTTGAACCGCCGTCCCGCCGATCGGTGCCTGGATCCCGGCGACCTTGTCGGCGAGCGCGTCGGCGAGCTTGAGGAACTCCTCGGCGACGCTCCCCGGCTCCTCGGCCGTCTGCCGGGCCCGCCGCCGGGCCCGCTCGGCGGCGAGGTCCTCGGCACAGGCGCGCTCCCAGGCGTCGGGGTCGATCTCGGTGACCGGTACATCGGTGACCGGGGGTTCAGCGGGGCGCTCGGTGGCATCGCTCATGGCGAACTCCTGGCGGCGGGGATGCTGGCGGCCCGTGCGTTCATCCGGGCTTGTGACCGACGTTACCCGAAGGAGGGGGCGCGGTCAGAGCCCAGGACCGGCCGGGACGGGAGCCGGGTTCACGGCCGCTTCGGCCACAGCTCGGGGTCGGGGGCGAAGCGGACCTCGAGCCGGCCGTCGCGCAGCCCGGCACCGGCGACGGTGCAGCGGCGCAGGGCGGACGGCAGGGGCAGTACCCGGTGGAACGAGCCGACGGTGACGATCAGTTCATCGCCCCGGCGCACCAGCCCCAGTCCGTCGCGGTCGGCGCCGGGCAGCGGCAGCCGCCACAGCAGCACCCCGTCGTCGGCCAGCCGGTCCTCGACGGTCCAGGGGTCGGGGGCGGGCCGGTCGGGCCGCGGCTCGGGGACCCCGACGGCCCCGGCGAGCGCGGCGAGGCCGCCCGGGGCGCGCCCGGCGTCGCCGCCGGGCCCGGCCGGATCCGCCTGCCGCGCGTCCCCGGCCCCGAACGCGTCCCCGGCGCCCCGAGGGTCGCCGAGCCCCGGCACCTCGCCCAGCCCCTGCGGATCGCGGCCCAGATGCGGCAGTTCGCGGACCGGGACGGCGGGGGCCCACTGTTCGTACAGCTCCTTGAGCGCGGCCTGCTGCTGACCGGAGAGCGCGGCGAGCCACGGGTCGGAGGTGGCGGTGGGCAGCAGCCGGTTGGCGATGACCGCATCCACCCGGCAGCCGTGCAGCGCGAGGCCCGCGCGGGCGGTGCGCAGCGCCCGGTCGGCGAGCGGTCCGGGCTCCACCACCAGCCGTACCGTCGTGGCCTCGGACTCGATCACCGACTGGACGGCGGCCAGCTCCCGCTCCCAGCGCTCGGCCGTCTCGTACAGCTTCTGCGCGGGCATCGCCACCCCCGCCAGCTGGGCGAGCATCGGCCGCAGCGCACGGGCCGCCTGCCGCTCGGCGGGCAGCAGCCGCCGCAGATAGCGCCGCAGCTGCTCGGGCAGCGCGAGCGTGGTGACGGTCTCCGGCGCGGGCGGCATGTCGACGACGAGGACGTCCCAGCCGGCGCCGGGCGGGGCGGCCTGGGCGGCGCGCAGGGCACGCAGCAGCGCGACGGCCGCCACCCCGGGGAGGACGGTCAGCTCCTCGTCGTCCAGCGGGGTCGCGCCGAGCATGTCGAGCAGACCGTGGCCGCGCTCCTGGAGGGCGGCCAGCTCGCCGCGGAACCACTCGTCCGTGACGACCCGCGCGGCCCACAGCCCCGGGGCGAGCTCGACGGGTACGGACCACGGCAGCCGGTCCGCCGGCCGCCCGGGGGCGGACCGCAGCGGGCCGGTCCCGAGCAGCGCCTCCGGGGTGCCGTCCGGGTCGGTGGTGAGCAGCAGCGTCCGTCGCCCCTCACGGGCGGCGGCGAGGGCGGTCGCGGCGGCCACGGTGGTGCGGCCCGCGCCGCCGGTTCCGGTGACGAGGACCGTACGCATGAAGGAAGCCTCCGGCAGGTGATGCGTCAGACTGTCAGGAGGCTGTCAGGCGCCCTCGACGCGCTTCTTCAGGCCCGCGAGCGCGCGGTCGATGATGACCTTCTCGGCCTTGCGCTTGATCATGCCCAGCATGGGGATCTTGACGTCGACGGTGAGCTGGTACGTCACCTCGGTGCTCCTGCCCCCGTCCAGCGCCGACAGCCGGTAGGAGCCGTCGAGGGAGCGCAGCATCTGGGACTTGACCAGGGACCAGCTGACCAGGTCGTCGCCGGTCCAGGTGTACTGGAGGACGTAGTCGTCCTTGATCGCCCCGGCGTCGAGCAGCATCCGCACCTGCTCGGCACGCCCGTGGTCGTCCTTGGTGAGGATGTCGGCCTCCTTGACCTCACCGGACCACTCCGGGTAACGGTCGAAGTCGGCGATCACCCCCATCACGTCGGCCGGTGCCGCCTCGATCGTGATGCTCGAGCTGGTGTGTTCCGCCATCGCCGTGGCTCCTCCGTACCGGTCCGCCGCATGGGATCTCTGCCGCTGAAGGCTACCGCGCCCGGATCACCACTCCAGGGCCCAGGGGGTGCCCGAGGAGGCGAAGTGTCCGACATTGACGCACTCGGTGGCACCGATGCGCATACGGCGCGCGAGCGGCTGGTGGACATGGCCGAAGAGGGCGTACTTGGGCCGGACGGTGTGGATCGCCTCCAGCAGGGCCGCGCTGCCGCGCTCGAAGCGGCGGGCGACGGTGTCGTAGCAGAGGTCGGGCACATCCGGCGGGATGTGGGTACAGAGCACGTCCACCTCGCCGAGCGCCGCGAGCTTCGCCGCGTAGGTCTCGTCGTCGATCTCGAACGGGGTGCGCATCGGCGTGCGCAGCCCGCCGCCCACGAACCCGAAGACCAGCCCGCCGATGTCGACGCGCTCACCGTCGAGGACGGTGGTACCGGGCCGGGCGTACTCCGGCCACAGGGCGGGCATGTCGACATTTCCGTAGGTGGCGTACGTCGGGGTGGGGAACGCGGCGAACAGCTCGGCGTACTGCCGGCGGACCGCGGACTCGATGGCCGCGTCGCGGTCGAGCCCCGCCCACAGCCGGTTGCCGAACTCCCGGGCCTCCTCGAAGCGGCGGGCGGTGCGCAGCTCGACGATGCGGTGGGCGTTCTCCACCCCGAAGAGGTCGGGGAAGATGCCACGTGAGTGATCGGCGTAGTCGAGGAAGAGGATGAGGTCGCCGAGGCAGATCAGGGCGTCCGCGCCATCACCCGCCTTCTCGAGGTCCTCACTGTTGCCATGCACGTCACTCACCACGTGGACTCGCATGCGTGTCACCCTAAGACGTAAGGGTCCGCGCCCGTAAGGTGTTCCGCCTGCGTCTCCCCGCGTCCACCTGCGGTTCCCGGGCGGTCGCGGCGTCCGTCGACTAGTCTGCGGGCAGTGTGAAGGCGGTGTGTGACGCATCGAACATCTGGGCGGGAACCCCTATCCCGGAAGCGTACCGATGGGTAACGTCCGGGCCGTCCACCACCCCCCATGCCCTGTAGCGGCGCCGGCGCCCCACGAGGAGCAGCAGTCTTGCGCGAGTTCAGCCTTCCGGCCCTGTACGAGGTCCCGGCCGACGGCAATCTGACGGATCTCATCCGCCGCAATGCCGCCCAGCATCCCGATGTCGCCGTGGTCGGCCGCAAGGTCGACGGCCGTTGGGAGGACGTCACCGCGACCGAGTTCCTGGCCGAGGTGCGCGCCGCCGCCAAGGGTCTGATCGCGGCCGGGGTGGAGCCGGGCGACCGGGTCGGGCTGATGTCGCGCACCCGCTATGAGTGGACGCTGCTGGACTTCGCCATCTGGAGCGCGGGCGGGGTCACCGTGCCGGTGTACGAGACGAGTTCACCGGAGCAGGTCCAGTGGATCCTCAGCGACTCGGGCGCGGTGGCCGCGCTGGTCGAGACCGGGCTCCACGAGGCCGCCGTGGAGTCCGTACGGGACGGCCTGCCCGCCCTGAAGCACGTGTGGCAGATCGAGGACGACGCCATCGGGGCGCTGCGGAAGCTGGGCGCGGACGTGCCCGACGAGAAGGTGGAGGAGCGCTCCTCGATCGCCACCGCCGACTCCCCCGCCACCATCGTCTACACCTCGGGCACCACGGGCCGCCCCAAGGGCTGTGTGCTCTCGCACCGCAGCTTCTTCGCCGAATGCGGCAACGCGGTGGCGCGGCTCAAGCCGATCTTCCGCACCGGTGAGTCGTCGGTGCTGCTGTTCCTCCCCGAGGCGCATGTCTTCGGGCGGCTGGTGGAGATCGCGGCGGTGCTGGCGCCGATCAAGCTCGGTCACGTACCGGATGTGAAGTCCCTGACCGATGAACTCGCCGCGTTCCGGCCCACGTTGATCCTGGGCGTGCCGCGCGTCTTCGAGAAGGTCTTCAACGCGGCGCGGGCCAAGGCGCAGGCCGAGGGCAAGGGCAAGATCTTCGACAAGGCGGCCGACACCGCCATCGAGTACAGCAAGGCGCTGGACACCCCGGGCGGTCCGTCCCTCGGACTCCGGTTCAAGCACAAGCTCTTCGACCGGCTGGTCTACGGCAAGCTGCGGGCTGTGCTGGGCGGCCGGGCCACCCACGCCATCTCCGGCGGGGCGCCGCTGGGCGCGCGGCTGGGCCACTTCTACCGGGGCATCGGCTTCACGGTGCTGGAGGGGTACGGCCTGACGGAGTCCTGCGCGGCGACCACCTTCAACCCCTGGGACCGGCAGAAGATCGGCTCGGTCGGACAGCCGATGCCGGGCTCGGTGGTGCGCATCGCCGACGACGGCGAGGTGCTGCTGCACGGTGAGCACCTCTTCACCGAGTACTGGAACAACGAGGCGGCCACGGCGGACGCGCTCTCGGACGGCTGGTTCCACACCGGGGACGTGGGCACCCTCGACGAGGACGGCTATCTCACCATCACCGGCCGGAAGAAGGAGATCATCATCACCGCGGGCGGCAAGAACGTCGCCCCGGCGGTGATCGAGGACCGCATCCGGGCCCACGCCCTGGTCGCCGAGTGCATGGTCGTCGGCGACGGCCGCCCCTTCGTGGGCGCGCTGATCACGGTGGACGAGGAGTTCCTGCCGCGCTGGGCGGCCGAGCACGGCAAGCCCGAGGGCGTGACGGTGGCCGAGCTGCGGGAGGACCCGGAGCTGCTGGCCGAGATCCAGCGGGCGGTGGACGACGGCAACGCGGCGGTGTCCAAGGCGGAGTCGGTGCGCAAGTTCCGCATCGTGGCCACGCAGTTCACCGAGGACTCCGGGCATGTGACGCCGTCGCTGAAGCTCAAGCGGAATGTGGTGGCGAAGGACTTCGCCACCGAGATCGAGGCCATCTACCACGGCTGACGACGGCGAGGCCCCTGGGCCCACCTGGCGCCCGGCCCAGGTCAGGCCCAAGGCCGCTCCGTCACAGCAGCGACTTCAGGCGGTCGGCGAGCAGATCCCAGCGCCAGCGCTCCTCGACCCAGGCGCGGCCCCGCTCACCCATGCGGCGGCGCAGCTCGGCGTCCTCCAGGAGCGTCACGATGCGCTCGGCGCTCTGCTCGGCGGAGCCGCCCCGGACCACCCACCCGGTCTCCCCGTCCAGCACCGCGTCCGGCGCTCCGCCCGAGTCCCCGGCGACGACCGGCAGCCCGGTCGCGGACGCCTCCAGATAGACGATGCCCAGGCCCTCGACGTCCAGTCCGCCGCGGCGGGTGCGGCAGGGCATGGCGAAGACGTCGCCCGCGCCGTAGTGGGCGGGCAGCTCCTCCCAGGGGACCGGGCCGGTGAACCGTACGGAATCGGCCACGCCCGTGGTCTCCGCGAGCCGGTGCAGATCCTTCGCGTACGGCCCGCCGCCGACGATCAGCAGCACGGCGTCCGGCACCCGCCGCAGGATCCGCGGCATGGCCCGGATCAGCGTGTCCTGCCCCTTGCGCGGCACCAGCCGGGAGACGCAGACCACCACGGGCCGCTCGGCGAGGCCCAGCCGGGCCCGGATCTCATCGCCGCCCGAGCCGGGATGGAAGGTCTTCTCGTCCACACCGGGCGGGAGTTGGACCATCCGGGCGGCGGCCCGGGGGTCGAGCGCGGCGGCGATCCGGGAGCGGGTGTACTCACCGAGATAGGTGATGGTGTCCGTGGCCCCGCCGATCCGCCGCAGCAACCCCCGGGCGGCGGGCAGCTGCGCCCAGGCCGCCTCGTGGCCGTGCGTCGTGGCCACCAGCCGCCGCGCCCCCGCCCCGCGCAGCGCGGGGGCCATCAGCCCGAGCGGCGCGGCGGCGCCGAACCACACCGAGGTGCAGCCGTGCTCACGCAGCAGCGCGACCGCGCGGCGGGTGACACGGGGGGTGGGCAGCAGCATGGTCGTCCGGTCACGGACGACCTGGTACGGCTGCTCGGCGTCGAATCGGGCGGTGGCCTCCGCGCCCTCCTGGCCTCGCTTCCAGGTGGACGCGTAGACGACGATCCGGTCCGGGTCGAGGCGCAGCGCGATGTTGTGCAGGAACGCCTGGATGCCGCCGGGGCGGGGCGGAAAGTCGTTGGTCACGAGCAGGGTCTTGTCCATCGTGGCCGACAGTACCGGGTACGGCACCGCGCTCCCGCCCACGGCCACCCGCCCCGGGACCTCCCGGACCCGCGGGGGAGGCAGGCCCGGGTCGGGGTTCAGTCCAGCTTGCTCGCTACGTACTTCCGCCACAGCGCCGTGAAATCCGCCAGGTTCATCCCCAGCACTTCGTCCAGCGCGGACTCCACCGCCCCCGCGCGCTCGGGCGCCCGGCCCACCGTGCGGTAGAACTCGACCAGCTTCTTCTCGCCCCACCGGTCCGCGATCAGGCGGCAGGCGAGCCAGCCCTGTTCATAGGCGCGGGAGAGGCTGTCGGAGTCGCTGCCGAAGCGGAAGTCGTCGTCGCGCGGCAGCGCGGCGGGCAGGTGTCCGGCGGCGACGGCCTCGGCGAGTTCCGGGGCGACTTGGCGCGGGGGGCGGCCCGGGGCGCGGTAGCCCACCCAGTCGGCGAAACCCTCGGAGAGCCACAGCGGGGTGGCGGCGGTGGTGGCGGTGCGGGTGGCGACATGGGCCGTCTCATGGGTGATCACGACGTTCCGGCCGAAGTCACCGAGGACCTGGTACGCCTCGGGGTTGACGATCACACGGTCGGCGGGGGCCTCGTCACCGGACCCGCCGACCTCGCCGGTGGTGACGGCGGCGATCCCCCGGTAGCCGTCCGCGGAGGCGCCGAGCAGGGCGGCCATGTGGCCCAGGGAGGCGGGGACCTCGACCACGACGCGTCCGGCCCACGCATGGGGCCAGACCCGGTCGAGGGCGGGCACCGCCCGGTCCGCGGTGTCGGCGAGCGCGCGCAGCACCCGCCGGTCCTGGCCGACGCCGAGGACGAGGCTGTGGGCGCCGCGGACGACGTCGACCGTGCCCTGGTCCCACAGCTGCTGAAGACCGCGCTTGCCGTCCACCACTCCGTCGTCGTTCGCCACGTACCACCGTCCGCCGCGCTGGGCGAGGGTCAGGTACTGGGCGGAGACCAGCGGCGCGGTGTCGTACCCCTTGAGCCGGTAGCGGAGTTCGACCTGTGCGGCGAGGCGGCGGCCGGTGACCCGCGCGGGCTCGAAACCGCCGGTGCGCACCAGGCGGTAGGTCCAGGAGTCCAGCGGTACGGCGGACATCTGCCGGAACACCCGCCGCTGCTCGGCCCGGTAGCCGGCGGAGCCGCGGTCGACGGTGGCGAGGAACGCCTCCGCGTCCCGGTTCCGGACCGCCGCGGCCCGCTGGTCGAGCATGCGCTGCACGGCCCGGCCGTCGCGCCCCTCGGGGTCGTCGGGCGCGGGGACGGCGCCGCAGCCGCTCAGCGCGGTCACACAGAGCGCGGCCGCCAGCGGCAGGCACAACAGCGCCCGCCATCCGCCCGATCTCCACCGACCCGCCACGTCTTAGATCGTACGAGCCCGCGCGCCGGCTTCAGACGCGTGTGATGGAAGAGATCGGCAACATGCCGACGGGGTCATAGCGGACCCGTGCCCCGGGGTAAGGGGCATGGATCACTTGCCCGTTGCCCGCGTACAGGGCGACATGACTGGCATCGGAGCGGTAGACCACCAGATCGCCGGGGCGGGCCTGGGACAGCGGCACCGGCTGCCCGGCGTGCGCCTGGGCCTGTGAGGTGCGCGGGATGGCCACCCCGGCGCGGGCGTACGCCCATTGGGTCAGCCCGGAGCAGTCGAAGGCGGTCGGACCGGCCTGGCCCCAGGCGTACGGCAGCCCGAGGGCCGCCCGTGCCGCGTCGACGGCCGCGGCGGCCCGCCCCGAGGACGGCGCGAAATCCGGCCCGCCGGTGAGGCCGTCGGGGAACCCGCCCCAGCCGGAGCCAGATCCGGAGCCGGAGCCGTGCACGGAGCCGGAACCGCGACCGTGCACGGAGCCGGGGGCGGAGCCCGGCAGCCCGCCGGCGAGGGCGCCGGGCTCCCGTCCGCCCGCCCGCGAGGCGCGGCGCGCGTACGTCTCCCACTCCCTGGGCGGCAACTGGTGCACCAGCCGCCGCGCCGTGGCCAACCGGCGCTGGACGGTCCGCTTGTGGCGGGCCACGGCCCGGCGGCTGTGCTCCAGCTTCACCAGCTTGGCGGCGGCCTCCGCCCGTTCCTGCCGCAGCGTCCGCTGCGCGCCCTGGAGCACCCGCAGTTGGGCGGCCTGGCGGCTGGTGATCCGCTCCAGCGTGGCGGCCTTGTCGAGGTACTGGGCCGGGTCCTCGGAGAGGAGCAGGACGAGGCCCGGGTCGATCCCGCCGGAGCGGTACTGATCGCCCGCGAGGGCGCCGAGCGCCATCCGCATCCGGTTGACCCGCCCCTGGCCGCGGGCGACCCGGTCCTGGAGCCGGTCGACCTGGCGGCGCAGGCCCTGGGCGCGCGTCCGAGCCGCGTTGTAGCGCTCGGTGGCCCGCTCCGCCTGGGCGTAGAGGGTGGCGATCCGGTCGCCGGGGGACCGGGACGAGGGACGGCCCGCCGGGTCATGCGGTTCGGCACCGGCCGCCACGGCGGCCAGTGC is a window from the Streptomyces luomodiensis genome containing:
- a CDS encoding ROK family glucokinase; translation: MGLTIGVDIGGTKIAAGVVDEEGTILETSKVSTPRTPEGVVDAIADAVRIVSEGHDIEAVGIGAAGYVDDKRATVLFAPNINWRHEALKDKVEQRVGLPVVVENDANAAAWGEYRFGAGVGHDDVVCITLGTGLGGGIIIGGRLHRGRFGVAAEFGHIRVVPDGLLCGCGSQGCWEQYASGRALVRYAKQRAAATPENATVLLGLGDGTPEGIEGKHISDAARQGDAVAVDSFRELARWAGAGLADLASLFDPSAFIVGGGVSDEGDLVLEPIRKSFRRWLVGNQWRPHAQVLAAQLGGKAGLVGAADLARQG
- a CDS encoding ArsA family ATPase: MRTVLVTGTGGAGRTTVAAATALAAAREGRRTLLLTTDPDGTPEALLGTGPLRSAPGRPADRLPWSVPVELAPGLWAARVVTDEWFRGELAALQERGHGLLDMLGATPLDDEELTVLPGVAAVALLRALRAAQAAPPGAGWDVLVVDMPPAPETVTTLALPEQLRRYLRRLLPAERQAARALRPMLAQLAGVAMPAQKLYETAERWERELAAVQSVIESEATTVRLVVEPGPLADRALRTARAGLALHGCRVDAVIANRLLPTATSDPWLAALSGQQQAALKELYEQWAPAVPVRELPHLGRDPQGLGEVPGLGDPRGAGDAFGAGDARQADPAGPGGDAGRAPGGLAALAGAVGVPEPRPDRPAPDPWTVEDRLADDGVLLWRLPLPGADRDGLGLVRRGDELIVTVGSFHRVLPLPSALRRCTVAGAGLRDGRLEVRFAPDPELWPKRP
- a CDS encoding metallophosphoesterase family protein → MRVHVVSDVHGNSEDLEKAGDGADALICLGDLILFLDYADHSRGIFPDLFGVENAHRIVELRTARRFEEAREFGNRLWAGLDRDAAIESAVRRQYAELFAAFPTPTYATYGNVDMPALWPEYARPGTTVLDGERVDIGGLVFGFVGGGLRTPMRTPFEIDDETYAAKLAALGEVDVLCTHIPPDVPDLCYDTVARRFERGSAALLEAIHTVRPKYALFGHVHQPLARRMRIGATECVNVGHFASSGTPWALEW
- a CDS encoding C40 family peptidase; amino-acid sequence: MASRRHRAAKPGSGRATVTAAASAAVVASAAALAAVAAGAEPHDPAGRPSSRSPGDRIATLYAQAERATERYNAARTRAQGLRRQVDRLQDRVARGQGRVNRMRMALGALAGDQYRSGGIDPGLVLLLSEDPAQYLDKAATLERITSRQAAQLRVLQGAQRTLRQERAEAAAKLVKLEHSRRAVARHKRTVQRRLATARRLVHQLPPREWETYARRASRAGGREPGALAGGLPGSAPGSVHGRGSGSVHGSGSGSGSGWGGFPDGLTGGPDFAPSSGRAAAAVDAARAALGLPYAWGQAGPTAFDCSGLTQWAYARAGVAIPRTSQAQAHAGQPVPLSQARPGDLVVYRSDASHVALYAGNGQVIHAPYPGARVRYDPVGMLPISSITRV
- a CDS encoding SRPBCC family protein; this translates as MAEHTSSSITIEAAPADVMGVIADFDRYPEWSGEVKEADILTKDDHGRAEQVRMLLDAGAIKDDYVLQYTWTGDDLVSWSLVKSQMLRSLDGSYRLSALDGGRSTEVTYQLTVDVKIPMLGMIKRKAEKVIIDRALAGLKKRVEGA
- a CDS encoding glycosyltransferase family 4 protein, coding for MDKTLLVTNDFPPRPGGIQAFLHNIALRLDPDRIVVYASTWKRGQEGAEATARFDAEQPYQVVRDRTTMLLPTPRVTRRAVALLREHGCTSVWFGAAAPLGLMAPALRGAGARRLVATTHGHEAAWAQLPAARGLLRRIGGATDTITYLGEYTRSRIAAALDPRAAARMVQLPPGVDEKTFHPGSGGDEIRARLGLAERPVVVCVSRLVPRKGQDTLIRAMPRILRRVPDAVLLIVGGGPYAKDLHRLAETTGVADSVRFTGPVPWEELPAHYGAGDVFAMPCRTRRGGLDVEGLGIVYLEASATGLPVVAGDSGGAPDAVLDGETGWVVRGGSAEQSAERIVTLLEDAELRRRMGERGRAWVEERWRWDLLADRLKSLL
- a CDS encoding AMP-dependent synthetase/ligase, with protein sequence MREFSLPALYEVPADGNLTDLIRRNAAQHPDVAVVGRKVDGRWEDVTATEFLAEVRAAAKGLIAAGVEPGDRVGLMSRTRYEWTLLDFAIWSAGGVTVPVYETSSPEQVQWILSDSGAVAALVETGLHEAAVESVRDGLPALKHVWQIEDDAIGALRKLGADVPDEKVEERSSIATADSPATIVYTSGTTGRPKGCVLSHRSFFAECGNAVARLKPIFRTGESSVLLFLPEAHVFGRLVEIAAVLAPIKLGHVPDVKSLTDELAAFRPTLILGVPRVFEKVFNAARAKAQAEGKGKIFDKAADTAIEYSKALDTPGGPSLGLRFKHKLFDRLVYGKLRAVLGGRATHAISGGAPLGARLGHFYRGIGFTVLEGYGLTESCAATTFNPWDRQKIGSVGQPMPGSVVRIADDGEVLLHGEHLFTEYWNNEAATADALSDGWFHTGDVGTLDEDGYLTITGRKKEIIITAGGKNVAPAVIEDRIRAHALVAECMVVGDGRPFVGALITVDEEFLPRWAAEHGKPEGVTVAELREDPELLAEIQRAVDDGNAAVSKAESVRKFRIVATQFTEDSGHVTPSLKLKRNVVAKDFATEIEAIYHG
- a CDS encoding DUF5304 domain-containing protein, coding for MSDATERPAEPPVTDVPVTEIDPDAWERACAEDLAAERARRRARQTAEEPGSVAEEFLKLADALADKVAGIQAPIGGTAVQGAVQQLIAQAKAAVEPVIERNPDVFEHLAGAGSELLAAYRAAVTGQERRWTQGAAGDTKGRGDEGKSSSSEHIDLD